A genomic stretch from Xiphophorus maculatus strain JP 163 A chromosome 16, X_maculatus-5.0-male, whole genome shotgun sequence includes:
- the klhl11 gene encoding kelch-like protein 11, producing the protein MCGCVCRLVSLSSLLHLPPLLTSRAGSRMAAAAPNPEDSARNGGSGGGTSSSSSSSSSTPSALAGDGDAEEAEDFTSSSHCSELSRRQNEQRKQGLFCDVTLAFSSGAATGSVQSCEFSAHRSVLAAATDYFTPLLGGQFSESLSGRVEMKEWSSELGPDPETVESVIQYMYTGEIRVSTCNVHEVLELADRFLLLQLKDFCGEFLKKKLSLTNCVAVHSLAHMYTLDQLALRAADMIRRNFHKVIQDEEFYTLPFHLVRDWLSDAEITVDSEEVLFEAVVKWVQKNPEERSRYFEELFRLLRLPQIKPTYLARVVKNERLVASNEACLRLVSEAVEGHAIRFENLKSADMEFWSSHMASFQPRFGQNMDVIMVVGGVSEGGDYLSECVGYFIYEDRWVNLPHIHNHLDGHAIATTESHVYVAGSMEPGFAKTVERYNPNRNTWEQVSNLTTRKHSFGLTCIKDILYSIGGHGNFSPGFKDVSVYEPEQDKWHNLESAPKILRDVKAVSVEDRYVYVTARTPVDTDNDDGLKTVTTRYDTESRQWQDVDSLPLIDNYCIFQMAVASTNFYHTASCCPKSYAVRDEVARQKISARISDEILESLPPEVTSIEGAAICHFDEDVFIIGGWKNSDDVDKQYRKEAYRYCAERKRWMLLPPMPQPRCRATACHVRIPYRFLYGCQRYPMPQNLARQRDRMQQMQQLHRRTLTLRRQLQSQIEC; encoded by the exons ATGTGTGGCTGCGTATGTCGCCTTGTTTCCCTCTCTAGTTTACTCCATCTCCCACCTCTGCTCACCTCCAGAGCTGGTAGTAGAATGGCAGCGGCGGCTCCCAACCCGGAGGACTCCGCCAGGAATGGCGGCAGCGGCGGcggaaccagcagcagcagcagcagcagcagcagcactccTAGTGCACTAGCCGGAGACGGTGACGCGGAAGAGGCCGAGGACTTCACATCCTCCTCCCATTGCTCGGAGCTCTCTCGGCGGCAGAACGAGCAGAGAAAGCAGGGCTTGTTTTGCGACGTGACGTTGGCCTTCAGCAGCGGGGCGGCTACCGGGAGCGTCCAGAGCTGCGAGTTTTCGGCCCACAGGTCTGTGCTGGCTGCTGCCACCGACTATTTCACTCCGCTGCTGGGGGGGCAGTTCTCCGAGTCTCTCTCCGGACGGGTGGAGATGAAGGAGTGGAGCTCAGAGCTGGGGCCAGACCCGGAGACAGTGGAGAGTGTCATCCAGTACATGTACACCGGAGAAATACGCGTCAGCACCTGCAATGTACATGAGGTGCTGGAGCTGGCAGACAG gttcttgctgctgcagctcaaagATTTCTGTGGTGAATTCCTGAAGAAGAAGCTGAGTTTGACCAACTGTGTGGCAGTGCACAGTCTAGCTCACATGTACACCTTGGACCAGCTGGCTTTGCGGGCCGCAGACATGATTCGCCGCAATTTCCACAAGGTTATCCAGGATGAGGAGTTTTACACGCTCCCCTTTCACCTGGTCCGTGACTGGCTGTCGGATGCAGAGATCACTGTGGATTCAGAGGAGGTGCTGTTTGAGGCTGTGGTGAAATGGGTGCAGAAGAACCCAGAAGAGCGAAGTCGCTACTTTGAGGAGCTGTTTCGTCTCCTCAGGCTTCCCCAGATAAAACCCACCTACTTGGCCAGGGTGGTGAAAAATGAACGACTTGTGGCCTCTAATGAAGCCTGCCTGCGGCTGGTGTCAGAGGCTGTAGAGGGCCATGCAATTCGCTTTGAGAACCTCAAGTCAGCAGATATGGAGTTCTGGTCTTCACACATGGCCTCATTTCAGCCTCGGTTCGGACAGAACATGGACGTTATCATGGTGGTGGGTGGGGTGTCAGAGGGCGGGGACTATCTGAGTGAGTGTGTGGGGTACTTCATCTATGAGGATCGATGGGTAAACCTCCCTCACATCCACAACCACTTGGATGGCCACGCCATCGCCACCACAGAGTCCCATGTCTATGTAGCTGGATCGATGGAGCCAGGATTTGCAAAGACAGTGGAACGTTACAATCCCAATCGCAACACTTGGGAGCAAGTCAGCAACTTAACCACGCGCAAGCACTCTTTTGGGCTAACGTGCATCAAGGATATCCTGTACAGCATTGGTGGGCACGGCAACTTCAGTCCAGGTTTCAAAGATGTTAGTGTGTATGAGCCTGAGCAGGACAAGTGGCACAATTTAGAATCGGCTCCTAAGATCCTGCGAGATGTGAAAGCGGTTAGTGTGGAGGATCGCTACGTGTATGTGACGGCACGCACACCTGTGGACACAGATAACGATGATGGActgaagacggtgaccacccgATATGACACTGAAAGCCGCCAATGGCAGGATGTCGACTCCTTGCCACTCATTGACAACTATTGCATCTTCCAGATGGCCGTGGCTTCAACTAACTTCTACCACACAGCTTCCTGCTGCCCTAAGAGTTACGCAGTGCGGGATGAAGTCGCCAGGCAGAAGATTAGTGCCCGCATCTCTGATGAGATCCTGGAGAGCCTGCCGCCAGAAGTGACCAGCATAGAGGGTGCCGCCATCTGCCATTTTGATGAGGACGTCTTCATCATTGGAGGCTGGAAGAACAGCGACGATGTTGACAAGCAGTATCGCAAAGAGGCCTACCGCTACTGTGCGGAGAGGAAGCGTTGGATGCTGCTGCCGCCCATGCCACAGCCCCGCTGTCGGGCCACCGCCTGCCATGTCCGCATCCCGTACCGCTTCCTGTACGGCTGCCAGCGGTACCCCATGCCCCAGAACCTGGCTCGCCAGCGAGATCGTATGCAGCAGATGCAGCAGCTCCACAGGCGCACCCTAACCCTGCGTCGACAGCTCCAGTCGCAGATAGAGTGCTGA
- the nt5c3b gene encoding 7-methylguanosine phosphate-specific 5'-nucleotidase, translated as MIPELSNGSVLMKDPQRVQDILKSLLDSGPNTLQVISDFDMTLTRFQYNGKRCPTCHNILDNSKAISEECRRKLNHLLQTYYPIEIDTSRSVEEKLPLMVEWWTKAHDLLVEQKIKKEELAAAVRESDAMLREGYELFFDRLNQHAIPLLIFSAGIGDILEEVIRQANVFHPNVKVISNYMDFDELGILRAFKGELIHIYNKRESALLNTGHFEELRSRPNVLLMGDSLGDLNMADGVQNMKHILKIGFLNDKVEERKQSYLDSYDIVLVNDESLEIPNAVLHLLTGNN; from the exons atg ATTCCAGAGCTGTCCAATGGATCCGTGTTGATGAAGGATCCTCAGAGGGTACAAGATATCCTGAAGTCCCTGTTAGACTCTGGACCCAACACGCTGCAG GTGATCTCGGATTTTGACATGACCCTGACGAGATTCCAATACAATGGGAAGCGATGTCCTACGTGTCACA ATATTCTTGACAACAGCAAAGCCATCTCCGAAGAGTGCCGCCGAAAG CTGAATCATCTTCTCCAGACTTATTATCCCATAGAGATTGACACATCACGCTCAGTTGAAGAGAAACTGCCTTTAATGGTGGAGTG GTGGACCAAAGCTCATGACCTTCTTGTggagcagaaaattaaaaaagaggagCTGGCTGCGGCAGTGCGTGAGTCTGATGCAATGCTGAG GGAGGGTTATGAGCTGTTCTTCGACCGTCTGAACCAGCACGCTATCCCTCTGCTCATCTTCTCCGCTGGAATCGGAGACATCCTGGAAGAGGTGATACGGCAAGCCAACGTCTTCCACCCCAATGTCAAAGTCATCTCCAACTACATGGACTTTGACGAATTG GGGATATTGAGGGCTTTCAAGGGAGAGTTGATTCACATCTACAATAAAAGAGAAAGTGCGCTGCTAAACACGGGCCATTTCGAGGAGCTGCGGTCAAGACCAAATGTCCTGCTGATGGGAGACTCTCTGGGGGACCTGAACATGGCTGATGGAGTTCAGAATATGAAGCACATCCTCAAGATTGGGTTCCTGAATGACAAG gtTGAGGAGCGCAAACAGTCCTATTTGGACTCCTATGACATTGTGTTGGTGAACGATGAATCCTTGGAAATTCCTAATGCTGTCCTCCATCTTCTTACTGGTAACAACTGA